Proteins encoded within one genomic window of Nilaparvata lugens isolate BPH chromosome 11, ASM1435652v1, whole genome shotgun sequence:
- the LOC111056625 gene encoding skin secretory protein xP2-like has product MSQIYILLLSMAVVGSRAQFFTPTSTSFSSSVSIPGQQPLVYTHQTGAGGASALATAQHPNGSVSQVGSISGPHRRSPFDRDDSSQQRIQSAPPPSLFQPVNFVSPNAPAPLISAASSAQAAAPAPPPGGVTSASAGSQFSASAQQQFAPSSEYGPPAEAGALVGAFAQAAAAAKAPEPILVRVPASEYGLPGTLVVSKGASRSPPVAASESSSLEHLVFVPAFAPAPEGSPQAAAPPPISSSGFFPPEGALLAPPAPGPSPRETPSRRIRF; this is encoded by the exons ATGTCGCAAATT taTATTCTCCTTTTGTCGATGGCTGTTGTCGGGAGCAGAGCACAATTCTTCACTCCGACGTCGACCTCGTTCTCAAGTTCGGTGTCGATTCCCGGCCAACAGCCCCTTGTCTACACTCACCAGACTGGGGCTGGAGGGGCTTCTGCCCTAGCCACCGCTCAGCATCCCAACGGATCAGTCTCACAG GTcggatcaatttcagggccccATCGTAGGAGTCCTTTCGACAGGGATGACTCAAGCCAGCAGAGGATCCAGTCTGCTCCTCCGCCATCTTTATTTCAGCCAGTTAATTTTGTGTCTCCTAATGCTCCTGCTCCATTG ATCTCAGCAGCATCCTCAGCCCAAGCGGCCGCCCCAGCGCCCCCTCCCGGAggcgtgacgtcagcatcagcgGGCAGCCAATTCTCGGCGTCCGCACAGCAGCAGTTCGCACCCTCGTCTGAATACGGTCCGCCGGCCGAGGCTGGAGCACTAGTCGGCGCTTTCGCTCAGGCGGCCGCAGCTGCCAAAGCCCCCGAACCGATCCTGGTCCGCGTACCGGCTTCCGAGTACGGCCTTCCCGGGACGCTGGTGGTCTCGAAGGGTGCATCCCGGTCTCCCCCAGTTGCCGCGTCGGAGTCCTCTAGTCTGGAGCATCTGGTGTTCGTGCCAGCTTTCGCTCCCGCTCCGGAAGGATCCCCGCAGGCGGCCGCTCCTCCTCCGATCAGTTCGTCAGGGTTCTTCCCTCCTGAGGGGGCCCTTCTTGCTCCCCCCGCGCCCGGGCCTTCACCCAGGGAAACACCTAGCCGACGGATCAgattttaa